Proteins co-encoded in one Salarias fasciatus chromosome 4, fSalaFa1.1, whole genome shotgun sequence genomic window:
- the gpr139 gene encoding putative G-protein coupled receptor 139, with protein sequence MEHSHIFPVFPPNGSSWSAGQNPSEAAQGCPLGPLPVIYYSILLCLGLPANILTVVILSQLVLRRQKSSYNYLLALAAADILVLLLIVFVDFILEDFILAAPLPPSLNSAVQVLEFSSIHTSIWITVPLTIDRYIAVCHPLRYHTVSYPARTRRVIFAVYIGCLLSAAPYYWWPELWHSLPGVGGGGGGDGGGGGGGESSRRTAAQHVLVWAHCATVYLLPCTVFFSLNAVIVRKLRRRRSCFRLRGYSTGKTTAILLAITSIFAVLWAPRTLMILYHFYSPPPTSPSAGRLLHVLTDLANMLALLNTGVNFFLYCFISKRFRGMAANVLRALVHCRKQPPPFYASHNFSITSSPWISPANSHCIKMLVYQYDKNGKPICISS encoded by the exons ATGGAGCACAGCCACATCTTCCCTGTTTTCCCCCCAAAcgggagcagctggagcgcGGGGCAGAATCCCTCGGAGGCTGCCCAGGGATGCCCCCTGGGACCGCTGCCCGTCATCTACTACAGCATCCTGCTCTGTCTTGGCCTGCCGG CTAACATCCTGACAGTGGTTATCCTGTCCCAGCTGGTGCTGCGTCGTCAGAAGTCGTCCTACAACTATCTCCTGGCTCTGGCAGCCGCCGAcatcctggttctgctcctcatTGTTTTCGTCGACTTCATCCTGGAGGATTTCATCCTGGCGGCGCCGCTGCCGCCGTCGCTGAACAGCGCGGTGCAGGTGCTGGAGTTCTCCTCCATCCACACCTCCATCTGGATCACCGTGCCGCTCACCATCGACCGCTACATCGCCGTCTGCCACCCGCTGCGCTACCACACCGTCTCCTACCCGGCCCGCACGCGGAGGGTGATATTCGCCGTGTACATCGGGTGCTTGCTCTCCGCGGCGCCGTATTACTGGTGGCCCGAGCTGTGGCACAGCCTGCCGGGGGtcggaggtgggggtggaggtgacggaggggggggaggaggaggggagagcagCAGAAGAACGGCGGCCCAGCACGTCCTGGTCTGGGCCCACTGCGCCACGGTGTACCTCCTCCCCTGCACCGTCTTCTTCTCCCTCAACGCCGTCATCGTCCGCAAACTCCGCAGGCGCCGCAGCTGCTTCCGCCTCCGGGGTTACTCCACCGGCAAGACCACCGCCATCCTCCTCGCCATCACCTCCATCTTCGCCGTTCTGTGGGCGCCGCGCACCCTCATGATCCTCTACCACTTCTACTCCCCGCCCCCGACCTCGCCAAGTGCCGGGCGGCTGCTGCACGTGCTCACCGACCTGGCCAACATGCTGGCGCTGCTCAACACCGGCGTCAACTTCTTCCTCTACTGCTTCATCAGCAAGCGCTTTCGAGGCATGGCGGCCAACGTGCTGCGAGCCCTGGTGCACTGCCGCAAGCAGCCGCCGCCTTTCTACGCCAGCCACAATTTCTCCATCACGAGCAGCCCGTGGATCTCGCCCGCCAACTCCCACTGCATCAAGATGCTGGTGTACCAGTACGACAAAAACGGGAAGCCCATCTGCATTTCCTCCTGA
- the proza gene encoding protein Z, vitamin K-dependent plasma glycoprotein a encodes MRPAAASAALLCLLAGAMAAVQLPETVFLDKQQASSLMSRQKRNTGGSQASTLEQACMEKVCTYEEARRFFQDSYRTDIFWSVYIDGDQCAEKPCKNGAMCSDSVGGYDCVCKSGFTGVHCETDQTLCTLEKDKGCSQFCKPDYISYKCSCAPGWRLSSTDRNKCEPAVAYPCGKVRSLSHGEIRYTSNAQTNFEGFICTSKECPWHAFLKSPESAGFCSGVILKDNLVLTTAQCVTKYDSYQVAVDKRSVTPESDGSTFFVKKHHIHPRYVEGRPENDLALIELRDRIRFSSTVMAACLPEKDFAESILMKGDLPAVVTGWREPRDRPAFQGQLSLNHLAYNRLPQCLDTFPDLMTNKMGCTAPRARADCDMSAGSPLLTLYRDVFFLTGVVSKPPGADCTKGYIFQKVSRHLGWLRSLGAR; translated from the exons ATGCGACCCGCGGCAGCTTCTGCCGCCCTCCTGTGTCTGCTGGCCGGAGCCATGGCGGCCGTTCAGCTCCCAGAGACGG tgtttctggacAAGCAGCAGGCGAGCTCGTTGATGTCCCGTCAGAAGAGGAACACGGGCGGGAGCCAGGCCTCCACTCTGGAGCAGGCCTGCATGGAGAAGGTGTGCACGTACGAGGAGGCCAGAAGGTTCTTCCAGGACTCGTACCGCACG GATATCTTCTGGTCGGTCTACATCG ATGGAGACCAGTGTGCAGAGAAGCCGTGCAAAAACGGAGCCATGTGTTCAGACAGCGTGGGAGGATATGACTGCGTCTGCAAGTCTGGCTTCACGGGCGTCCACTGTGAAACAG ACCAGACTCTGTGCACCCTGGAAAAAGACAAGGGCTGCTCCCAGTTCTGTAAGCCAGACTACATATCCTACAAATGCTCCTGCGCTCCGGGATGGAGGCTCAGCTCCACCGACAGGAATAAGTGTGAACCAGCAG TTGCTTACCCCTGTGGTAAGGTGAGGAGCCTGAGCCATGGGGAGATAAGATATACCAGTAACGCGCAGACCAACTTTGAAGGATTCATCTGCACTTCCAAAGAGTGTCCCTGGCAC GCGTTCCTGAAGAGTCCAGAGTCAGCAGGTTTCTGTAGCGGCGTCATCCTGAAAGACAACCTCGTCCTGACCACGGCGCAGTGTGTCACCAAATACGATTCCTACCAAGTGGCCGTTG ACAAACGCAGTGTGACTCCGGAAAGCGACGGAAGCACGTTTTTCGTGAAGAAGCATCACATCCACCCTCGCTATGTGGAGGGACGTCCCGAGAACGACCTGGCCTTGATCGAGCTCCGCGACCGAATCAGGTTCTCCAGCACCGTCATGGCCGCCTGCCTGCCGGAGAAGGACTTTGCCGAGAGCATCCTGATGAAGGGGGACCTCCCGGCGGTGGTCACCGGCTGGAGGGAGCCCAGAGACAGGCCCGCTTTCCAGGGTCAGCTCTCGCTCAACCACCTGGCGTACAACCGGCTGCCGCAGTGCCTGGACACTTTCCCCGACCTGATGACCAACAAAATGGGCTGCACCGCCCCTCGAGCCCGGGCCGACTGCGACATGAGCGCCGGCAGCCCCCTGCTCACTCTGTACCGGGACGTCTTCTTCCTCACCGGGGTGGTGAGCAAGCCGCCCGGCGCCGACTGCACCAAGGGCTACATCTTCCAGAAGGTGTCGCGCCACCTGGGCTGGCTGCGGAGCCTGGGCGCGCGTTAG
- the gprc5ba gene encoding G protein-coupled receptor, class C, group 5, member Ba isoform X3, translating to MGAQILRIAGFPRAVCFIYFGEGSSVAAGGALAAILLALVLLCRLRHISEAEKRSGVGPILLLLLGILGLFGLSFAYLIEQDESLCLLRRALWGLLFAVCFSCLLVQGVRLRRLGRERRSPGGCALTGLALGLSAVQGIIAAEWLLLTVLRERRAACQYLPLDFSLACSYVLALLLAALTAASLALCGKTRQWRCNAIWLLVTCLMSLLLWVAWVGFYLYGNAWLGRSPDWNDPALAIALVAQGWLLLIFHAIPESHICLKPPPQPTAPDYFDTSQNSTRMRETSFDEDIPLSHRQFVENQGYGYNDENTAGLRSGGGAGQHSGNTGARPSAPFRSNVYQPTEMTMILNGGAVSTSSQSQVPSAPPTYTGRQLW from the exons ATGGGGGCGCAGATTTTGCGCATCGCAGGATTTCCACGCGccgtgtgttttatttattttggcgAGGGCTCC TCCGTCGCCGCCGGCGGGGCGCTGGCCGCCATCCTGCTCGCTCTCGTCCTGCTGTGCCGTTTGCGCCACATCAGCGAGGCCGAGAAGCGCAGCGGCGTGGGACccatcctcctgctgctcctcggcATCCTGGGCCTGTTCGGCCTGAGCTTCGCGTACCTGATCGAGCAGGACGAGTCGCTGTGCCTGCTCCGCCGGGCCTTGTGGGGCCTTCTCTTCGCCGTCTGCTTCTCCTGCTTGCTCGTCCAGGGCGTCCGTCTGCGCAGGCTGGGCCGGGAGCGGCGGAGCCCGGGGGGCTGCGCCCTGACGGGCCTGGCGCTGGGTCTGAGCGCCGTGCAGGGCATCATAGCGGCGGAGTGGCTGCTTCTCACCGTGTTGCGGGAGAGGAGAGCCGCCTGCCAGTACCTGCCTCTGGACTTCTCGCTGGCCTGCAGCTACGTGCTCGCCCTCCTGCTAGCCGCGCTGACTGCCGCCTCGCTGGCCCTGTGCGGGAAGACCCGCCAGTGGCGCTGCAACGCCATCTGGCTGCTGGTGACCTGCCTGAtgtcgctgctgctgtgggtGGCCTGGGTGGGCTTCTACCTGTACGGCAACGCGTGGCTCGGCAGGTCTCCGGACTGGAACGACCCCGCGCTGGCGATCGCCCTGGTGGCTCAGGGCTGGCTGCTGCTCATCTTCCACGCCATTCCCGAATCCCACATCTGCCTaaagccgccgccgcagcccaCCGCGCCGGACTACTTCGACACGTCTCAGAATTCAACGCGGATGAGAGAGACGAGCTTCGACGAGGACATCCCTCTGTCTCACAGGCAGTTCGTGGAGAACCAGGGTTACGGATACAACGACGAGAACACTGCAG GCTTGAGAAGCGGCGGCGGTGCCGGGCAACACAGCGGCAACACCGGCGCCAGGCCAAGCGCTCCTTTCCGCAGCAACGTCTACCAGCCCACCGAGATGACCATGATCCTGAACGGGGGAGCGGTGAGTACATCCTCCCAGTCACAG GTGCCCTCTGCCCCTCCCACCTACACCGGGAGGCAGCTGTGGTGA
- the gprc5ba gene encoding G protein-coupled receptor, class C, group 5, member Ba isoform X1: MAFQAVFLLMLLAVARRASSQNVDDPQSSLPRGCGWGLVRPYTLLCDLDSIWGVAVESVAAGGALAAILLALVLLCRLRHISEAEKRSGVGPILLLLLGILGLFGLSFAYLIEQDESLCLLRRALWGLLFAVCFSCLLVQGVRLRRLGRERRSPGGCALTGLALGLSAVQGIIAAEWLLLTVLRERRAACQYLPLDFSLACSYVLALLLAALTAASLALCGKTRQWRCNAIWLLVTCLMSLLLWVAWVGFYLYGNAWLGRSPDWNDPALAIALVAQGWLLLIFHAIPESHICLKPPPQPTAPDYFDTSQNSTRMRETSFDEDIPLSHRQFVENQGYGYNDENTAGLRSGGGAGQHSGNTGARPSAPFRSNVYQPTEMTMILNGGAVSTSSQSQVPSAPPTYTGRQLW, from the exons ATGGCCTTCCAAGCAGTTTTCCTACTGATGCTGCTGGCTGTTGCGCGTCGGGCCAGCAGTCAAAACGTCGACGACCCTCAGTCCAGTCTCCCGAGAGGCTGCGGCTGGGGGCTGGTGCGCCCCTACACCCTGCTCTGCGACCTGGACTCTATATGGGGAGTGGCCGTTGAGTCCGTCGCCGCCGGCGGGGCGCTGGCCGCCATCCTGCTCGCTCTCGTCCTGCTGTGCCGTTTGCGCCACATCAGCGAGGCCGAGAAGCGCAGCGGCGTGGGACccatcctcctgctgctcctcggcATCCTGGGCCTGTTCGGCCTGAGCTTCGCGTACCTGATCGAGCAGGACGAGTCGCTGTGCCTGCTCCGCCGGGCCTTGTGGGGCCTTCTCTTCGCCGTCTGCTTCTCCTGCTTGCTCGTCCAGGGCGTCCGTCTGCGCAGGCTGGGCCGGGAGCGGCGGAGCCCGGGGGGCTGCGCCCTGACGGGCCTGGCGCTGGGTCTGAGCGCCGTGCAGGGCATCATAGCGGCGGAGTGGCTGCTTCTCACCGTGTTGCGGGAGAGGAGAGCCGCCTGCCAGTACCTGCCTCTGGACTTCTCGCTGGCCTGCAGCTACGTGCTCGCCCTCCTGCTAGCCGCGCTGACTGCCGCCTCGCTGGCCCTGTGCGGGAAGACCCGCCAGTGGCGCTGCAACGCCATCTGGCTGCTGGTGACCTGCCTGAtgtcgctgctgctgtgggtGGCCTGGGTGGGCTTCTACCTGTACGGCAACGCGTGGCTCGGCAGGTCTCCGGACTGGAACGACCCCGCGCTGGCGATCGCCCTGGTGGCTCAGGGCTGGCTGCTGCTCATCTTCCACGCCATTCCCGAATCCCACATCTGCCTaaagccgccgccgcagcccaCCGCGCCGGACTACTTCGACACGTCTCAGAATTCAACGCGGATGAGAGAGACGAGCTTCGACGAGGACATCCCTCTGTCTCACAGGCAGTTCGTGGAGAACCAGGGTTACGGATACAACGACGAGAACACTGCAG GCTTGAGAAGCGGCGGCGGTGCCGGGCAACACAGCGGCAACACCGGCGCCAGGCCAAGCGCTCCTTTCCGCAGCAACGTCTACCAGCCCACCGAGATGACCATGATCCTGAACGGGGGAGCGGTGAGTACATCCTCCCAGTCACAG GTGCCCTCTGCCCCTCCCACCTACACCGGGAGGCAGCTGTGGTGA
- the gprc5ba gene encoding G protein-coupled receptor, class C, group 5, member Ba isoform X2 encodes MAFQAVFLLMLLAVARRASSQNVDDPQSSLPRGCGWGLVRPYTLLCDLDSIWGVAVESVAAGGALAAILLALVLLCRLRHISEAEKRSGVGPILLLLLGILGLFGLSFAYLIEQDESLCLLRRALWGLLFAVCFSCLLVQGVRLRRLGRERRSPGGCALTGLALGLSAVQGIIAAEWLLLTVLRERRAACQYLPLDFSLACSYVLALLLAALTAASLALCGKTRQWRCNAIWLLVTCLMSLLLWVAWVGFYLYGNAWLGRSPDWNDPALAIALVAQGWLLLIFHAIPESHICLKPPPQPTAPDYFDTSQNSTRMRETSFDEDIPLSHRQFVENQGYGYNDENTAGLRSGGGAGQHSGNTGARPSAPFRSNVYQPTEMTMILNGGAVPSAPPTYTGRQLW; translated from the exons ATGGCCTTCCAAGCAGTTTTCCTACTGATGCTGCTGGCTGTTGCGCGTCGGGCCAGCAGTCAAAACGTCGACGACCCTCAGTCCAGTCTCCCGAGAGGCTGCGGCTGGGGGCTGGTGCGCCCCTACACCCTGCTCTGCGACCTGGACTCTATATGGGGAGTGGCCGTTGAGTCCGTCGCCGCCGGCGGGGCGCTGGCCGCCATCCTGCTCGCTCTCGTCCTGCTGTGCCGTTTGCGCCACATCAGCGAGGCCGAGAAGCGCAGCGGCGTGGGACccatcctcctgctgctcctcggcATCCTGGGCCTGTTCGGCCTGAGCTTCGCGTACCTGATCGAGCAGGACGAGTCGCTGTGCCTGCTCCGCCGGGCCTTGTGGGGCCTTCTCTTCGCCGTCTGCTTCTCCTGCTTGCTCGTCCAGGGCGTCCGTCTGCGCAGGCTGGGCCGGGAGCGGCGGAGCCCGGGGGGCTGCGCCCTGACGGGCCTGGCGCTGGGTCTGAGCGCCGTGCAGGGCATCATAGCGGCGGAGTGGCTGCTTCTCACCGTGTTGCGGGAGAGGAGAGCCGCCTGCCAGTACCTGCCTCTGGACTTCTCGCTGGCCTGCAGCTACGTGCTCGCCCTCCTGCTAGCCGCGCTGACTGCCGCCTCGCTGGCCCTGTGCGGGAAGACCCGCCAGTGGCGCTGCAACGCCATCTGGCTGCTGGTGACCTGCCTGAtgtcgctgctgctgtgggtGGCCTGGGTGGGCTTCTACCTGTACGGCAACGCGTGGCTCGGCAGGTCTCCGGACTGGAACGACCCCGCGCTGGCGATCGCCCTGGTGGCTCAGGGCTGGCTGCTGCTCATCTTCCACGCCATTCCCGAATCCCACATCTGCCTaaagccgccgccgcagcccaCCGCGCCGGACTACTTCGACACGTCTCAGAATTCAACGCGGATGAGAGAGACGAGCTTCGACGAGGACATCCCTCTGTCTCACAGGCAGTTCGTGGAGAACCAGGGTTACGGATACAACGACGAGAACACTGCAG GCTTGAGAAGCGGCGGCGGTGCCGGGCAACACAGCGGCAACACCGGCGCCAGGCCAAGCGCTCCTTTCCGCAGCAACGTCTACCAGCCCACCGAGATGACCATGATCCTGAACGGGGGAGCG GTGCCCTCTGCCCCTCCCACCTACACCGGGAGGCAGCTGTGGTGA